Part of the Leptospira sp. WS92.C1 genome is shown below.
GAACCGACTCGACTCTTTCGAGCCTGGCTAAAAGCAGAAGAATTCTCTCGCTGGTTTTTGTCTGGAGATCTCGTTGGGATCGAATCGGTCAAGATGGATCCTCGTCCCGGTGGTCGGTTTCAAATCAATATGATACTCAACGGCCAAATACTTCCGCATGTGGGCGAGTATCTTGTAATCGAAGAGCCAACAAAACTCGTCTTCACCTGGCGTTCGCATGCGACTAAAAACTTAGATACTCTTGTTACAGTTATTTTTACCGCTCTTTTGGAAGTCACGGGTAAAGGTTCCAAGAATACGATTCACAAACCGCAGACGTTAGTGACTTTGATTCATGAACGCCTGGAGAGTGGCACCGAAATCGAAATGCATCACTATGGTTGGACAAATATTCTCATCGGCCTCGAAAAATGGCACTCTGAGGAAGAATAAAATAACGTCTTTACCGACAAAGTCGAACAACAAAAAAAGGAGTACAACATGAATGGAATCTATCACAAAATAGGCATTCGTGCCGGAACTGAAAAAATCATCAACGCACTGACTACAAAAACGGGTCTTGCTGGATGGTGGACTCAAGAAGTTACGGGATCATTCTCTGGGGGAACGTCCTCAGTGGGTGAATCGATCCGATTTGATTTCGGGCACAAAGCAAGTATGGAAATGAAAGTCCAAGAGCTTGCACCACAACGTGTCCTTTGGGAATGTATTTCAGGACCGGAAGACTGGATCGGTTCTCATATCGACTTTAAACTCAATGCAAGCACGGCACCGGACGGAATCGCTATGACGATCATTCATTTTAGACATCAGGACTGGAAAAATGAAAGCGAATTTACTGCGCATTGCAGCATGAAATGGGCGACTTTTCTGCTCAGCCTG
Proteins encoded:
- a CDS encoding SRPBCC domain-containing protein, coding for MTTEVLRIEKKINAEPTRLFRAWLKAEEFSRWFLSGDLVGIESVKMDPRPGGRFQINMILNGQILPHVGEYLVIEEPTKLVFTWRSHATKNLDTLVTVIFTALLEVTGKGSKNTIHKPQTLVTLIHERLESGTEIEMHHYGWTNILIGLEKWHSEEE
- a CDS encoding SRPBCC domain-containing protein — protein: MNGIYHKIGIRAGTEKIINALTTKTGLAGWWTQEVTGSFSGGTSSVGESIRFDFGHKASMEMKVQELAPQRVLWECISGPEDWIGSHIDFKLNASTAPDGIAMTIIHFRHQDWKNESEFTAHCSMKWATFLLSLRNLIENGQGQPAPDDVKIDDMN